The sequence CGAGATACACAGTCTAACAAAAATAGCGGAATGGCGATGGGTGCCAACCAAGTGCAATGCGGCCGACGCGTTAACGAAGTGGGAGAAAGCGCACAGCATGCATTTCGATGCTCTATGGTTCCGTGGCCCTGGATTCCTCTACCAATCGGAGGATTGTTGGCCGAAGCAGGACAGCATCACACCAAACGTTGCCGAAGAGGTCCGAGCGTGTTTCCAGTACCACGATATCACAATCACCGATAGTCGCAATCATGTCGATAGTAGATCCGCAACGCAACGATTCTCAAAGTGGAGGGTATTAGTGCGGACAATGTCATGCGTCTATCGGTTCGCATCGAACTGTCGAAGGAAAAAAAGTGAATTCAAGATCGAAACAGTTCCAGCCACAGAAGCGGTGCAGAAGGCGGTTTCAAAATGTGTACGATCGACAACGGTACCGTTGAAACGCGAAGAGTACCGGAAGCCGGAGGCGTACCTCTGGCGGTCAGCCCAGGCCAATTGTTTCAACGACGAGATCAAGACGATCAAGAAGAACCGGCAGCTACCGTTACAGCAGCAGCTGCAATTAGAGAAAAGTAGCAGTTTGCACAACCTTAGACCGTTCCTAGACGCTGAGGACGTACTGCGAATGGAAAGTAGAGCAAGGTTCGTCGCTGCCATTTGAGCTTCGATTCCCAATAATTCTACCGAAACAGCATCCGGTGACCGACAAGCTGCTCGAATACTACCATCACAAAGTAACACATAGAAACGTGGAGTCCGCTGTGAAAGAAATCCGGCAAAGATTTAGCATCCAGAACCTGCGAGCGGAGTTGAAGCGGATCGGTAAGTCTTGCATGTGGTGCAAGGTAAAGAAATGCCGAGCGAGGACACCGAGAATGGCTCCATTGCCGGAGTCGCGCGTCACGCCGGGACTACCACCGTTCAGCCACACCGGCGTGGACTTCTGCGGGCCGGTAACAGTCACAGTCGGTCGAAGATCGGAGAAGCGGTACATCTGTTTGTTTACCAGCATGACTACGAGAACTGTCCACCTTGAAGTCTCTCACAGCGCTGTGAGCGACTTCAAGGAGGACAGACCTCGTAGTCATGCAGGTAAATAAACAGATGTACCGCCTCTCCGATCTTCGACCGACTGTGACTGTTACCGGCCCGCTTCAAGCGTGCTTGTTGGCCATCCGAAGGTTCGTGTGCGCCGAGGAAAACCGTCGGAATTCTACTCCGACAAGGACAACGACAACTTTCAAGCTGCAAGCAAAAGGATTGTGAAGCAAATCGGAGAAGAGTGCGCGAACGAATTTACGGATTCCAGAACCCACTGGAACTTCAATCTACCTAGCGCTCTACACATGGGAGGTGTCTGATGGGTGCAACTGGTCCGCTCAGTAAAACCGGCGCTGGCGGTATTCGACGATGGGCGGTCTATAACTGACGAAGTTTTCCTGACAGCAGTTGCTGAGGCTGAGGACCTCTTCAACTCGCGGCCGCTGACATACGTGGCCCTGAAGTCTAAAGCACAAGAAGCGTTAACACCGAACCATTTCATTCGCGGCGTCGGAACGATTAACGTGGAACGTGCCGTTCCAAACACAAGCGAAGGCGAAGCACTGAGGGACCAGTACAAACGGTCGCAATTGTTGGCGGACAAACTGTGAGCTCGCTGGGTGTCCAATATTTGCCATCAAACAACCAGCGAACGAAGTGGCACAGAGAGTCGCCGCCAATATCCCGAGGTGACCTCGTATACATCGCAGATGACGCGGTGTGGAAGAGCTGCGTTCATGGCATCGTGATTGAAATATACCctggcaaggatgttatcgatcatttagtaatctgtaTTCGATCATTTAggagtttgtcaataactcattacaAAAGCTTAATGTCAAAGCGTGttatatggtggacttctagtgcgaaggtttttctacaactcttcctaacaagttgatgttcgaattccactattgaAGGAGTTAAGGCGCTTGCGGCCGTAACTCATActaaataataagaaaatgtaaatcatttagtataagttactgctactagcgctacgctccgttattagtgcaattcaaacaacgaactgttaggcagagttgtagactTGTTGTAAACTTTTGTACTAGAAGTCTACAATACAACTCATTTTGAAATATAGCCTCTGGagtaagttattgacaaactacta comes from Armigeres subalbatus isolate Guangzhou_Male chromosome 2, GZ_Asu_2, whole genome shotgun sequence and encodes:
- the LOC134210187 gene encoding uncharacterized protein LOC134210187 gives rise to the protein MPLAMKRQEVGPVDPEASGSRGSANASLLFPRWTFSGLRQPSAAYIFGRKPGRRGSDMFASNVKVEGSTIATHVNSQFGAASSNARSEDRQFRQRDAYLEVKQRFMWSDSKTVLSWIHSNHRRYKQFVAFHIGEIHSLTKIAEWRWVPTKCNAADALTKWEKAHSMHFDALWFRGPGFLYQSEDCWPKQDSITPNVAEEVRACFQYHDITITDSRNHVDSRSATQRFSKWRVLVRTMSCVYRFASNCRRKKSEFKIETVPATEAVQKAVSKCVRSTTVPLKREEYRKPEAYLWRSAQANCFNDEIKTIKKNRQLPLQQQLQLEKSSSLHNLRPFLDAEDHPVTDKLLEYYHHKVTHRNVESAVKEIRQRFSIQNLRAELKRIGKSCMWCKVKKCRARTPRMAPLPESRVTPGLPPFSHTGVDFCGPVTVTVGRRSEKRYICLFTSMTTRTVHLEVSHSAVSDFKEDRPRSHAVKPALAVFDDGRSITDEVFLTAVAEAEDLFNSRPLTYVALKSKAQEALTPNHFIRGVGTINVERAVPNTSEGEALRDQYKRSQLLADKL